Proteins from a genomic interval of Salvelinus sp. IW2-2015 linkage group LG14, ASM291031v2, whole genome shotgun sequence:
- the LOC111973307 gene encoding C-type lectin domain family 11 member A-like, with translation MGIAAVLVTVVCMCSLSLSAPDGDTKVGDPVDATPTEIPETQGKQARGDVPEEPEPTSPVSDFDNTYNYILSRLSAMDQAIHRLNVGHYTLDVKVTQLVDRVSQLDGTIGEVQDTMQQISLLTKENRKEIGRLEGCQKGRRVGYKCYLIYRTYETYPGAALKCMERGGRMAMPQDRKEQEALADYVKAFFQPGNWPVWLGINDLRSEGLYLFEDNTRVTYFQWRKHFLSSQPDGGKRENCVAMASDDGDWWDNYCDRNMYYLCEFDA, from the exons ATGGGAATAGCAGCCGTCCTAGTCACCgtcgtgtgtatgtgttcacTCAGCTTGAGTGCTCCGGACGGCGACACCAAAGTTGGAGATCCTGTCGATGCAACACCAACTGAG ATTCCAGAGACTCAGGGGAAACAGGCAAGAGGAGATGTACCGGAGGAGCCAGAGCCAACCAGTCCTGTCTCAGACTTTGACAACACATACAACTATATTT tgtccaggctgtcagcgatggATCAGGCCATCCACAGGCTGAATGTGGGCCACTATACACTGGACGTGAAGGTGACCCAGCTGGTGGACAGAGTGTCCCAGCTGGACGGCACCATTGGGGAGGTACAGGACACCATGCAACAGATATCCCTCCTCACCAAGGAGAACCGCAAAGAGATTGGCCGCTTGGAGG GATGTCAGAAGGGCCGGCGGGTGGGATATAAGTGCTATCTGATCTACCGCACATATGAGACGTACCCAGGTGCAGCTCTGAAGTGCATGGAGCGGGGCGGCAGGATGGCCATGCCTCAGGACAGGAAGGAGCAGGAAGCCCTGGCAGACTACGTCAAGGCTTTCTTCCAGCCAGGGAACTGGCCTGTGTGGCTGGGCATCAATGACCTGCGCTCTGAGGGACTCTACCTGTTTGAGGACAACACACGAGTCACCTACTTCCAGTGGCGCAAGCACTTCCTCTCCAGCCAGCCGGACGGAGGCAAGCGGGAGAACTGTGTGGCCATGGCGTCAGATGATGGGGACTGGTGGGACAACTATTGTGACAGGAACATGTATTACCTCTGTGAGTTTGA